A window from Mustela erminea isolate mMusErm1 chromosome 17, mMusErm1.Pri, whole genome shotgun sequence encodes these proteins:
- the UCHL5 gene encoding ubiquitin carboxyl-terminal hydrolase isozyme L5 isoform X4, producing MTGNAGEWCLMESDPGVFTELIKGFGCRGAQVEEIWSLEPENFEKLKPVHGLIFLFKWQPGEEPAGSVVQDSRLDTIFFAKQVINNACATQAIVSVLLNCTHQDVHLGETLSEFKEFSQSFDAAMKGLALSNSDVIRQVHNSFARQQMFEFDAKTSAKEEDAFHFVSYVPVNGRLYELDGLREGPIDLGACNQDDWISAVRPVIEKRIQKYSEGEIRFNLMAIVSDRKMIYEQKIAELQRQLAEEPMDTDQGSNMLSAIQSEVAKNQMLIEEEVQKLKRYKIENIRRKHNYLPFIMELLKTLAEHQQLIPLVEKAKEKQNAKKAQETK from the exons GTTGCCGAGGAGCCCAAGTAGAAGAAATATGGAGTTTAGAGCCcgagaattttgaaaaattaaa gcCAGTTCAtgggttaatttttcttttcaagtggcAGCCAGGAGAAGAACCAGCAGGCTCTGTAGTTCAGGACTCCAGACTTGACACAATATTTTTTGCAAAGCAG gtAATTAACAATGCTTGTGCTACCCAAGCTATAGTAAGTGTGTTATTGAACTGTACCCATCAAGATGTCCATTTGGGAGAGACATTAtcagaatttaaagaattttcacAAAGTTTTGATGCAGCT aTGAAAGGTTTGGCACTGAGCAATTCAGATGTGATCCGACAAGTACACAACAGTTTTGCCAG ACAGCAAATGTTTGAATTTGATGCAAAGACATCAGCAAAAGAAGAAgatgcttttcattttgtcaGTTATGTTCCTGTCAATGGAAGATTGTATGAATTAGATGGATTAAGAGAAGGACCAATTGATTTAG GTGCATGCAATCAAGATGACTGGATCAGCGCAGTGAGGCCAGTCATAgaaaaaaggatacaaaa GTACAGTGAAGGCGAAATTCGATTTAACTTAATGGCCATTGTGTCTGACAGAAAAATGATATACGAACAGAAGATAGCAGAGTTACAAAGACAACTTGCTGAG GAACCCATGGATACAGACCAGGGTAGTAATATGTTAAGTGCTATTCAGTCAGAGGTTGCCAAAAACCAGATGCTTATTGAAGAAGAAGTACAGAAACTAAAAAGATATaag attgaaAATATCAGAAGGAAGCATAATTACCTGCCTTTCATTATGGAATTATTAAAGACTTTAGCAGAACACCAACAGTTAATACCACTAGTAGAAAAG gcaaaagaaaaacagaatgcaaAGAAAGCACAGGAAACCAAATGA
- the UCHL5 gene encoding ubiquitin carboxyl-terminal hydrolase isozyme L5 isoform X3, with product MTGNAGEWCLMESDPGVFTELIKGFGCRGAQVEEIWSLEPENFEKLKPVHGLIFLFKWQPGEEPAGSVVQDSRLDTIFFAKQVINNACATQAIVSVLLNCTHQDVHLGETLSEFKEFSQSFDAAMKGLALSNSDVIRQVHNSFARQQMFEFDAKTSAKEEDAFHFVSYVPVNGRLYELDGLREGPIDLGACNQDDWISAVRPVIEKRIQKYSEGEIRFNLMAIVSDRKMIYEQKIAELQRQLAEEEPMDTDQGSNMLSAIQSEVAKNQMLIEEEVQKLKRYKIENIRRKHNYLPFIMELLKTLAEHQQLIPLVEKAKEKQNAKKAQETK from the exons GTTGCCGAGGAGCCCAAGTAGAAGAAATATGGAGTTTAGAGCCcgagaattttgaaaaattaaa gcCAGTTCAtgggttaatttttcttttcaagtggcAGCCAGGAGAAGAACCAGCAGGCTCTGTAGTTCAGGACTCCAGACTTGACACAATATTTTTTGCAAAGCAG gtAATTAACAATGCTTGTGCTACCCAAGCTATAGTAAGTGTGTTATTGAACTGTACCCATCAAGATGTCCATTTGGGAGAGACATTAtcagaatttaaagaattttcacAAAGTTTTGATGCAGCT aTGAAAGGTTTGGCACTGAGCAATTCAGATGTGATCCGACAAGTACACAACAGTTTTGCCAG ACAGCAAATGTTTGAATTTGATGCAAAGACATCAGCAAAAGAAGAAgatgcttttcattttgtcaGTTATGTTCCTGTCAATGGAAGATTGTATGAATTAGATGGATTAAGAGAAGGACCAATTGATTTAG GTGCATGCAATCAAGATGACTGGATCAGCGCAGTGAGGCCAGTCATAgaaaaaaggatacaaaa GTACAGTGAAGGCGAAATTCGATTTAACTTAATGGCCATTGTGTCTGACAGAAAAATGATATACGAACAGAAGATAGCAGAGTTACAAAGACAACTTGCTGAG GAGGAACCCATGGATACAGACCAGGGTAGTAATATGTTAAGTGCTATTCAGTCAGAGGTTGCCAAAAACCAGATGCTTATTGAAGAAGAAGTACAGAAACTAAAAAGATATaag attgaaAATATCAGAAGGAAGCATAATTACCTGCCTTTCATTATGGAATTATTAAAGACTTTAGCAGAACACCAACAGTTAATACCACTAGTAGAAAAG gcaaaagaaaaacagaatgcaaAGAAAGCACAGGAAACCAAATGA
- the UCHL5 gene encoding ubiquitin carboxyl-terminal hydrolase isozyme L5 isoform X5 — translation MLGSGASWKATPGSSPSSLKDSVINNACATQAIVSVLLNCTHQDVHLGETLSEFKEFSQSFDAAMKGLALSNSDVIRQVHNSFARQQMFEFDAKTSAKEEDAFHFVSYVPVNGRLYELDGLREGPIDLGACNQDDWISAVRPVIEKRIQKYSEGEIRFNLMAIVSDRKMIYEQKIAELQRQLAEEEPMDTDQGSNMLSAIQSEVAKNQMLIEEEVQKLKRYKIENIRRKHNYLPFIMELLKTLAEHQQLIPLVEKAKEKQNAKKAQETK, via the exons gtAATTAACAATGCTTGTGCTACCCAAGCTATAGTAAGTGTGTTATTGAACTGTACCCATCAAGATGTCCATTTGGGAGAGACATTAtcagaatttaaagaattttcacAAAGTTTTGATGCAGCT aTGAAAGGTTTGGCACTGAGCAATTCAGATGTGATCCGACAAGTACACAACAGTTTTGCCAG ACAGCAAATGTTTGAATTTGATGCAAAGACATCAGCAAAAGAAGAAgatgcttttcattttgtcaGTTATGTTCCTGTCAATGGAAGATTGTATGAATTAGATGGATTAAGAGAAGGACCAATTGATTTAG GTGCATGCAATCAAGATGACTGGATCAGCGCAGTGAGGCCAGTCATAgaaaaaaggatacaaaa GTACAGTGAAGGCGAAATTCGATTTAACTTAATGGCCATTGTGTCTGACAGAAAAATGATATACGAACAGAAGATAGCAGAGTTACAAAGACAACTTGCTGAG GAGGAACCCATGGATACAGACCAGGGTAGTAATATGTTAAGTGCTATTCAGTCAGAGGTTGCCAAAAACCAGATGCTTATTGAAGAAGAAGTACAGAAACTAAAAAGATATaag attgaaAATATCAGAAGGAAGCATAATTACCTGCCTTTCATTATGGAATTATTAAAGACTTTAGCAGAACACCAACAGTTAATACCACTAGTAGAAAAG gcaaaagaaaaacagaatgcaaAGAAAGCACAGGAAACCAAATGA